The genomic segment TCATTGTAATTGGTTGTTGTCACCGATTTTCCTTTGAAATTTTTTCGTTTCAAACTTTGAAAGAAGTTCAGTGCTCCACCTTTGTCCTTTAATTCCGGTTGATTCGACTAGTGTTTTCCAGCCACGTCCATATCTTCTTTCACGTAATAATTTCCCacataatttgaatttttctaTTACAGTGGACATTTGTTCATCACATGCACATTTAACACATAAGTTGATAATATGACACGTACATCTAACATGAAACAAATTACCTTCTAAAATTGGTTTTAGTGaatctttaagatatttaattgCAAGAGTATTGGCACTCGCATTATCTAACGTTAtcgacattattttattttgtatgccataaatcataacaacatttaaaacatatctAGCTATAGTGTATGCGTTGTGAGACGATTCTAAATGATCTAGTGCTAAAATTCTTTTTTGCATAGTCCAAGTTTCGTCAATCCAATAATATGTAACAacaagatatgattcatattttaaattagtccAAATATCAGTTGTCAAATTAACTCTACAAGAAATATTTGACAGAGGCGATTTTAGTGTTTCTTTATATTATTTGTAAATATCAAAACAATATTTCTTAAGTGTGTGCCTAGAAATATTGTGAAAAACAGGTTGAATAGTATTAGTAAATTCAACAAAACCTTCTTGTTCAGCTATTATAAAATGTTGACAACATTTGGTAACAAACTTTACGATGGCTTTCCGAGAAATTTCTTTTGTAATTGTAAAAGCTTTACCACTAAAAAGATTAATTTGTTGTTGTATTAGTTCCCTACCGAATGGTTGTAGCGTATCAGGGTCAAGTTTATGTACCTTaactaaatattttttcaaagtaTCGGTACCACCAGAACCACCACCCGTTTTGTAATAATACCTCGTTTTGCAAATTTTACAAATGGCAAAAGTGTTATTCGTACCTTGTTGTTCAATATCAAAGTGATCCCaaactttgcttcgctttgcacgggCTGTCGTCGTGCTCGTTGACATTGTGTTGCTTGCTCGAGTAGACGATGGCGACCCTACATCTTTGTTGGGGAGTTCCATGGCTTTTCTTCATCCTCGTGGCCAGGTTCGACTTCATCAAAATCGGGGACGTAGCCAAAATGTTCACCAAATTCGAGAGCGTATTCGCCACCACCACCATTGGgggccaaattttttttttaaaaaaaacatttcagTAGCCGTTGAAGAACGGCTACTGAAATGTTGCAGTAGCCTGCAAACCGTTGCCTGCTGCAAATGTGCAGCCGTTGGCCCAAAGtccatttattaatttttttttaaaaaattcggaTTATGGGTTTCGGATCTAGCTCCGGGTTCGGTTCCGGATACGGACCGGAACCGGTTCGGAACCGGATCCAGAACCGGTTCAAATACTGAACCGGTTCAACCCAAAAACAAAGGGATTGTACATGGTTTCGGGTCCAGTTCTTCCATACTGGTTCCGATTCCGAGTCGGTTCCGGGTCGAACCGCCCGTTAAGCATGCCTAGACTGACTGGGACGTCTATATGCCTTTTAATAGGAACAACCTgattttatgaaagtttatattctcatgtattttattttttttattacaactcATGCGGGGAGAGGTGATCAAATCTGGAAAACCGGCTAGTTCGGCAAGAGAGTGAGACCATTAGGCTACAACTCCGGTCTCATATTCTCATGtattcaaaatcttttaagttTTTATTATCTTGAGTAAAACTAATCATGGAGAATATGCTATTTCTAATTTAAGAAACAATTGCACCCGTTTTCTCATTTTATTGGGAGAaaagaattttttaaattattatttatgttttgtctATCCAGTATTAAAAGTTTGGATTTATTGCggtaattttgattattttttaacatctaattttattttattataacatTGATGTGACATCGTAAAATTATATAGTGTATGACGGTCATGTCAACCACAAAACCAAAATATTCGGAAATTAAAGTGAAGTATTTTAATACCAAAATCTTATAAGTTATGAACTAAATCGGTAAATCCGACAAATTACCAaggaaaacaaaatattttcccGTTTTATTATCACCAAATTAGAAACAATTAAATCCTattcaaatacaaaaaaatttgtCGCTTTGGAAACAAAGTGAGTTGAGTAAAAAAGAAAAAGGGGAACGAATCTAACTTTTGCctataaataaaataccatcacCTCCTCCAATGCATTCATTCCTGCAATTCCTACCGTTTATTCCATACTGCAAAAGATTTCACTCACTCTCAActccaacttttttttttttttttttacttctctCTAGAAATGGACATCGCAGTTCATTCATGCTCTCTGTTCAAATTCAAGGCTCGCTTCAAATTCTCATAAAAATTGTGGAAATATATAAGCCAAGAAAGAAACCCTGAAATATAATTGTAAATATTTGTCTACGTAGATAACTCTTAAGAAATGGATTCACTAAAGTTTCGTGATGTAAGAGTGGAAAAATCCCACGCAATTTCAAAGTACCGTAGGATTCTGAGAATTACGACTCTGTTTCGGTTGGTGGAGATTTTTGTTTTCTTGGTCATCGTCGTTCGATTCTGTTCACAGTTCCATTTTTCTGTCAAGTCTTCTGGAGAACATTTCAAGGGTATTCTGCTGACTTTGATAAGCCCTAGATTTGTTTTCGTGATCGGTAACGTGATTGTCGCCGTTCTGCTGTTGAAATCAGGGCTATTTTCAGCTGAAAATAGCGGAAAGGGGCCCGATATTTACGACGAGTACGTGGAAAAATGCGGCAGAAACCATCAATCTAGCGGTAACGAGAAACTAAGAGACATGGGGATGAACAGAAGTAAATCAGAGAAAGTGTTGAGAGTGGCGCACGTGGATGATCGCCGCCGTGAGTTGAGACGAAGCGTGACGGAGAGGTACTGTCAGAGAACTGCGAACAGCGGGAGGAAGAACGCGGCGGCGAACGGCGGCATCACCTCGTACTGCGCGGAGGACGAGATGAGTAGCGCAGAGTTCCGGCAGGCCGTGGAGGCATTTATCGCTCGGCAGCAGCGGTTGTTGAGGGAAGAAGAAGCACTTTCCGATGTATGAAAGTAGACTTGCATGCTCTTGATGGATTTCAAAACGAAAAAATGCATGTATTAGAACTCTTTCACTGTTCTAGAACATCGCAAATCAATGGAGTTCAAAATGAATTTCTGtctctttttgtttttatttggaTTAGTTAATGATATTTCGACTAGAATCAAATCAATTACACAAGACAAATATCTCATTTTACTCTACATTCCAGTTATCATTCTTAATTTAGAGTAatagacggtttcacgaatctttatctgtgagatgggtcaaccataccgatattcagaataaaaagtaatactcttagcataaaaattaatatattttcatgaaaggcccaaataagatattcgtatcacaaaatacgacccatgagactgTCTTACACAATTTTTTTGCCCTTAATTTATTCTATCGGTAAAATCGCAATttttatcatgtattatttCTCCCCATTTTTTGAGAatcaactattttttttttaaagaaacaaATATTTGGTTCAATTTTAGAACTGGATAAACTCTAGTGATATGATGACTAATCCTTAATTAAGATTAGCATTAGTTATCAAAACCACACTTAATAAAAAAAAGTATAAAGCCACGAGAACAAATTAAAGGTAGTTCTATACGATTTGTCGAATGACTCAGCCCTTACACAGCAGAATTGATACCTCCGTGAGGCCAAAAAAAGGTAgctttatattaattatataattatccaaatgaaaaaaaattaattcgatTGTGAAAACTTTCCCTCGATGAATTTAATGTTTATGGTCTACAATTGAAGGATTGTCGTCAATATGATTTTCTGAAAACACGACTTTAACTTTG from the Primulina eburnea isolate SZY01 chromosome 3, ASM2296580v1, whole genome shotgun sequence genome contains:
- the LOC140828335 gene encoding uncharacterized protein, which produces MDSLKFRDVRVEKSHAISKYRRILRITTLFRLVEIFVFLVIVVRFCSQFHFSVKSSGEHFKGLFSAENSGKGPDIYDEYVEKCGRNHQSSGNEKLRDMGMNRSKSEKVLRVAHVDDRRRELRRSVTERYCQRTANSGRKNAAANGGITSYCAEDEMSSAEFRQAVEAFIARQQRLLREEEALSDV